Proteins encoded together in one Impatiens glandulifera chromosome 1, dImpGla2.1, whole genome shotgun sequence window:
- the LOC124924399 gene encoding protein FAR-RED IMPAIRED RESPONSE 1-like: MASAVGIRPKVSHDLMAIQMGGREFLGFIPEDYKNYLRSKRTRNMMVGDTGVDEDDLITNIFWTDAKMRADYVNFRDVISFDTTYRKNNEGRPIVLLVGVNHHKQSVLFGAALLYDETSLTFEWLFDIFTKAMGGKKSTTILTDQDAAMTKALASRWPETHHRLCIWHIYQNAAIHLSGVFSQLKEFANDFVSCVYDFDEEDDFISAWNLMLTKYALEDNDWLRRLFQIKEKWALVYGRHMFCADMTTTQRSESMNILVKRKFEFGGILCSHILRIFTVKNIMSIPKEYILKRWTRKAKVGYFEVNDSNANKASLDPKVHQNIQYKELCGLYVQLVTKATEREDTYKVVKNGILDMLKLIDGKLQALKIDDTNVLNEKNVQIGEGNPFGVKGIRTRKKTFAGRRLKHGIKKISRKKKGIETNQSNFNN, encoded by the exons ATGGCAAGTGCTGTTGGAATTCGACCAAAGGTATCTCATGATCTTATGGCGATACAAATGGGTGGGAGAGAGTTTTTAGGGTTTATTCCtgaagattacaaaaattatctACGATCCAAAAGAACACGAAATATGATGGTGGGAGATACTGGAG TTGATGAAGATGACTtgataactaatattttttggaCTGATGCTAAGATGAGAGCTGATTATGTCAATTTCAGAGATGTTATTTCCTTTGACACAACCTACAGGAAGAACAATGAAGGACGTCCAATTGTGTTGCTtgttggtgttaatcatcatAAACAATCCGTGCTTTTTGGTGCAGCTTTATTATATGATGAAACTTCATTGACGTTTGAGTGGTTGTTTGATATATTTACCAAAGCTATGGGTGGGAAAAAATCAACAACTATTCTAACAGATCAAGATGCAGCAATGACAAAGGCTTTAGCTTCAAGATGGCCTGAAACGCATCATCGTTTATGCATTTGGCATATTTATCAGAATGCCGCCATACATTTGAGTGGAGTTTTTTCTCAATTAAAAGAGTTTGCCAATGATTTTGTGTCTTGTgtatatgattttgatgaagaagaCGATTTTATTTCAGCATGGAATCTGATGCTGACCAAGTATGCATTAGAAGACAATGATTGGTTGAGGCgtctttttcaaataaaggaaaaatGGGCTTTAGTATATGGACGACACATGTTTTGCGCAGATATGACTACAACTCaaagaagtgagagtatgaacattCTTGTAAAAAG aaaatttgaatttggtggGATTCTGTGTTCTCatattttgagaatatttaCAGTGAAAAATATCATGAGTATCCCAAAAGAGTACATACTAAAAAGGTGGACGCGAAAAGCTAAGGTTGGATATTTTGAAGTTAATGATTCAAATGCTAACAAAGCTAGTTTGGATCCAAAAGTACatcaaaatattcaatataaaGAACTGTGTGGGTTGTATGTTCAATTGGTTACCAAGGCAACTGAGAGAGAAGACACTTACAAAGTTGTTAAAAATGGTATTTTGGATATGTTAAAATTGATAGATGGGAAGTTACAAGCTCTTAAGATAGATGATACCAATGTTTTAAACGAAAAAAATGTACAAATTGGTGAAGGTAACCCTTTTGGAGTGAAAGGAATTAGAACGAGGAAGAAAACATTTGCAGGTAGAAGATTGAAACATGGCATAAAGAAGATTTCACGGAAAAAAAAAGGCATCGAGACAAACCAATCAAACTTCAACAATTGA